A window of the Vigna angularis cultivar LongXiaoDou No.4 chromosome 3, ASM1680809v1, whole genome shotgun sequence genome harbors these coding sequences:
- the LOC108325046 gene encoding protein NUCLEAR FUSION DEFECTIVE 4, whose translation MAVEEELTKTKAFIRHVITGRWFMIFASCLIMAVSGATYMFGLYSNEVKTSLGYDQSTLNLISFFKDLGANLGIFSGLINEVSPPWVILAMGATMNFVGYFMIWLSVTSRIAKPQLWQMCLYFYIGANSQSFANTGALVNCVQSFPRSRGSVIGLLKGYVGLSGAIFTQLYHALYGDNSKTLIFLIGWLPAAVSFIFLPTVRVLSITPQPREIKVFYQLLYISLGVAGFLMVLIIIQNRLSFTRVEYIVDGMVVLFLLLLPLGIVFKEEFRLWKNQSQNQNQTVPDHADAVAAASASVIELPQPEEAHAAASSHLEGKSSSCLKNVFKPPKRGEDYTIFQAIFSIDMLILFIASVFGVGGTLTALDNLGQIGKSLGYPKKSLTTFVSLVSIWNYLGRASSGFASEFLLAKYKFPRPLLLTLVMLLSCVGHILIAFGIPNSLYFSSVIIGYCFGAMWPLMFAIISEIFGLKYYSTLYNLGAVASPVGAYILNVKVTGFLYDKEALKQLKMKGLTRQKGKDLTCLGVQCYKMPFIIITASTLVGSFVSFILVLRTRKFYKGDIYQKFRVEPDTPQNLPTFATTTTTNFSQEPDKINTK comes from the coding sequence ATGGCAGTGGAAGAAGAGCTAACAAAAACGAAGGCCTTCATACGCCATGTTATCACTGGTCGTTGGTTCATGATCTTTGCCTCATGTCTCATCATGGCAGTTTCAGGGGCAACATACATGTTTGGTTTGTACTCCAACGAGGTAAAAACCTCGTTGGGGTATGACCAATCCACGCTCAACTTGATAAGCTTCTTCAAGGACCTTGGTGCCAACCTTGGAATTTTCTCTGGGTTGATCAATGAGGTAAGCCCCCCTTGGGTTATACTAGCCATGGGAGCCACTATGAACTTTGTGGGCTACTTCATGATATGGCTCTCTGTCACTTCACGGATTGCTAAACCCCAACTGTGGCAAATGTGTCTCTACTTTTACATTGGTGCTAATTCTCAGTCCTTCGCTAACACTGGTGCTTTGGTGAACTGTGTCCAAAGCTTCCCAAGAAGCCGTGGAAGTGTGATTGGTCTTCTAAAGGGTTATGTAGGTCTAAGTGGAGCTATTTTCACTCAGCTATACCATGCCTTATATGGTGACAACTCCAAAACTCTTATATTCCTCATTGGGTGGCTTCCTGCTGCTGTTTCCTTCATTTTCCTTCCAACAGTTAGGGTGTTGAGTATAACCCCACAACCCAGAGAGATCAAGGTTTTTTACCAACTTCTTTATATTTCACTTGGGGTTGCAGGGTTTCTCATGGTGTTGATAATTATACAAAACAGGTTGAGTTTCACAAGGGTTGAGTACATAGTGGATGGCATGGTGGTTCTTTTCTTGCTTCTTCTCCCACTTGGTATTGTGTTCAAAGAAGAGTTCAGACTTTGGAAGAACCAGAGCCAGAACCAGAACCAAACCGTCCCTGATCATGCAGATGCTGTTGCTGCTGCTTCTGCCTCGGTTATTGAATTGCCACAGCCAGAAGAAGCACATGCTGCTGCCTCTTCTCATCTGGAAGGGAAAAGCAGCTCATGTTTAAAGAACGTTTTCAAACCTCCAAAAAGGGGTGAGGACTACACCATCTTCCAAGCTATTTTCAGCATTGACATGTTGATTCTGTTCATTGCATCAGTGTTTGGTGTGGGAGGAACATTGACGGCTCTTGACAATCTGGGACAGATTGGAAAGTCATTGGGATACCCGAAAAAGAGCCTCACAACTTTTGTGTCTCTTGTGAGTATATGGAATTATCTAGGAAGAGCATCTTCTGGGTTTGCCTCAGAATTTTTGTTAGCCAAATACAAATTCCCTCGTCCCTTGCTCCTCACTCTGGTCATGCTTCTCTCCTGTGTTGGCCATATTCTAATCGCTTTTGGTATCCCAAACTCACTTTATTTCTCTTCAGTGATTATTGGGTATTGCTTTGGGGCCATGTGGCCCTTAATGTTTGCCATCATATCTGAAATATTCGGCCTCAAATACTACTCAACTTTATACAATTTAGGTGCTGTGGCAAGCCCTGTTGGAGCTTACATTCTGAATGTGAAAGTCACTGGTTTTTTGTATGATAAAGAGGCTTTGAAGCAGTTGAAGATGAAGGGACTCACAAGGCAAAAGGGAAAGGACTTAACTTGCTTGGGAGTTCAATGCTATAAGATGCCTTTCATCATAATCACTGCTTCAACCTTGGTTGGATCCTTTGTTTCCTTCATTCTAGTCTTAAGGACCAGAAAATTTTACAAAGGTGACATTTATCAAAAGTTCAGAGTTGAACCAGACACACCACAGAATCTTCCAACTTttgccaccaccaccaccacaaaCTTCTCTCAAGAACCAGATAAAATCAACACCAAATAA